One window of the Trifolium pratense cultivar HEN17-A07 linkage group LG2, ARS_RC_1.1, whole genome shotgun sequence genome contains the following:
- the LOC123905317 gene encoding uncharacterized protein LOC123905317 produces MTRSAGQSQLELPDPEIERTLHARKRLNRANSVHSGNIDSNTISDSESDYFHTLFNSDSELEHQNMAAEQTLRQLAAPDVNYNGLCIEYAEVDVPFELKSGLIHLLPRFNGLAGEDPHKHLKEFQVVCSTPLRPEGITEDHVKLRAFPFSLQGAAKDWLYYLEPNSVSTWNDLKKVFLERYFPASRAASIRKEICGLLPMDRNILDAASGGALVDKTPAAAKALIENMSLNSQQFTTRNNSASVNEIQSSSIKALETKFDARIDELTTLVKKLAVSKAQPAKVCGICTSSEHPTDTCPILQDETITELPQAYAAAAALYNQNRYNNPDLSTNKYHPSWRNHPNLRYGNQSQAAAPAAPPATSSLEDLVKQLAQRTDASIQNLTTQMGQMANAIGQLQAQGSGNLPAQSVPNPNGNVSAITLRSGRVTEPAPAPEKRKKTSAPSSVPEPSATAETAETEKSYVPPIPFPQRVQKNKKNKAEEDKEILDVFSKVAVNIPLLDVIKQIPKYAKFLKDLCTNKRKVKGNERVNLGRNVSALIESNAALEPVPEKANVSTLNQAMPQKCKDPGTFSIPSYKSYDSAGKQEQCLPCWSGGGCASSS; encoded by the exons ATGACCAGGTCTGCTGGACAGTCCCAATTAGAGCTTCCTGACCCTGAGATAGAAAGAACACTCCACGCACGCAAAAGGCTCAACCGAGCTAATAGCGTGCACTCCGGTAACATTGATTCTAACACTATCTCTGACTCTGAGTCTGACTATTTCCATACTTTATTTAATTCTGATTCTGAACTTGAACATCAAAACATGGCTGCTGAACAAACATTGAGGCAGCTTGCTGCTCCTGATGTTAATTACAATGGTTTGTGTATTGAATATGCTGAAGTTGATGTACCTTTTGAACTAAAATCTGGTTTAATACACTTGTTGCCAAGGTTTAATGGTCTTGCAGGTGAGGACCCGCACAAGCATCTAAAGGAATTTCAGGTTGTGTGCTCCACACCATTGAGGCCCGAAGGTATCACGGAAGACCACGTCAAGTTGAGAGCCTTTCCATTCTCGTTACAAGGTGCTGCTAAAGACTGGCTCTACTACCTTGAGCCAAATTCTGTTTCAACTTGGAATGATCTGAAGAAGGTCTTTCTAGAGAGATACTTTCCCGCTTCTAGAGCAGCatcaatcagaaaagaaatatgcg GGTTGCTACCAATGGATCGAAACATTTTGGATGCTGCAAGTGGTGGAGCACTTGTTGATAAAACTCCAGCTGCTGCAAAGGCCTTGATCGAGAACATGTCACTCAACTCGCAACAATTTACAACCAGAAATAATTCTGCAAGTGTGAATGAGATTCAGTCTTCCTCCATCAAGGCGCTCGAAACCAAGTTTGATGCTAGAATTGATGAACTCACCACCTTGGTGAAAAAGTTGGCAGTTAGCAAAGCTCAACCAGCAAAAGTATGTGGCATTTGTACTTCTTCTGAGCACCCGACTGATACATGCCCCATTCTACAAGATGAAACAATAACTGAGCTTCCTCAAGCatatgcagcagcagcagcccTTTACAATCAAAACAGGTACAACAATCCTGACCTCTCCACCAACAAATATCACCCTAGTTGGAGGAATCATCCAAACCTCCGATATGGGAATCAGTCACAAGCTGCAGCCCCTGCTGCCCCACCAGCCACTTCCTCACTGGAAGACCTTGTCAAGCAACTGGCACAACGAACAGATGCTAGCATTCAGAACCTGACAACGCAGATGGGACAAATGGCCAATGCAATAGGCCAACTACAAGCTCAAGGCTCCGGTAACCTTCCTGCACAATCAGTTCCGAACCCAAATGGGAATGTGAGTGCAATTACTTTGCGATCCGGAAGAGTGACCGAACCAGCTCCAGCTccagagaaaagaaaaaaaaccagtGCACCATCATCTGTTCCTGAACCTTCTGCGACCGCTGAGACCGCTGAGACTGAAAAATCATATGTACCACCAATCCCTTTTCCTCAAAGggtgcagaaaaataaaaagaacaaggCGGAGGAAGACAAGGAGATTCTTGATGTATTCAGCAAAGTAGCAGTCAATATTCCTCTCCTTGATGTGATCAAGCAGATTCCGAAATATGCAAAATTCTTGAAGGATTTGTGCACAAACAAGAGGAAAGTGAAAGGAAATGAGAGAGTTAATCTGGGCCGAAATGTTTCAGCCCTCATTGAGTCTAATGCTGCACTCGAACCTGTGCCTGAGAAAGCTAATGTTTCAACCCTCAATCAGGCCATGCCACAGAAATGCAAGGATCCAGGGACTTTTTCAATTCCAT CATACAAGTCTTACGATTCAGCTGGCAAACAGGAGCAATGCTTGCCCTGTTGGAGTGGTGGAGGATGTGCTAGTTCAAGTTAA